The following proteins are co-located in the Tolypothrix sp. NIES-4075 genome:
- a CDS encoding WD40 repeat domain-containing protein, whose amino-acid sequence TIADASDDQTVNIWQRDGKWLRTLSGHQGTVRDVSFSPDGKIIATASFDHTVKLWRISDGTLIKTINAHSAEVYSVSWSADGQMIASGSADKTVKIWRVSDGQLLKTLSGHNGDVNSVSFSPDGQTIASGSADKTIKIWRISDGLC is encoded by the coding sequence GACAATTGCTGATGCTAGTGACGACCAAACAGTGAATATTTGGCAGCGTGATGGTAAATGGTTGCGAACTTTGTCAGGGCATCAAGGCACGGTTAGAGATGTCAGCTTTAGCCCTGACGGTAAAATAATTGCTACCGCTAGTTTTGACCACACAGTAAAGCTGTGGCGCATATCGGACGGTACTTTAATTAAAACTATTAACGCTCATTCGGCTGAGGTTTATAGTGTATCTTGGTCTGCTGACGGACAAATGATTGCTTCAGGTAGTGCTGATAAAACTGTTAAAATCTGGAGAGTTAGTGATGGTCAATTATTAAAAACTTTGTCAGGTCATAATGGTGATGTCAATAGTGTCAGTTTTAGTCCCGACGGTCAAACAATCGCTTCAGGTAGTGCTGATAAAACTATTAAAATCTGGAGAATTAGTGACGGACTTTGCTAA